A genomic segment from Zygotorulaspora mrakii chromosome 1, complete sequence encodes:
- the MCA1 gene encoding Ca(2+)-dependent cysteine protease MCA1 (similar to Saccharomyces cerevisiae MCA1 (YOR197W); ancestral locus Anc_8.608) has product MFPGKGSYTYNNGQSDFRPENSGYERPQGAPPGNFGNLDHPRYSRPSYPPPSPEDGYERPNVAPPSFSSQQGEYTRPSAPPPQMANSRNNGFVDGPDKYQQPSANMSLPPQSTQSIQGAPVTYQYSQCNGRRKALLIGINYFNSQNQLRGCINDAHNMFNFLTTRYGYRREDIVMLTDDQQDPIRIPTRDNIIRAMQWLVKNAQPNDSLFFHYSGHGGQTKDLDGDEEDGMDDVIYPVDFERAGDLVDDIMHDIMVKPLQPGVRLTALFDSCHSGTVLDLPYTYSTKGVVKEPNVWKDLGSGGLQAAMAYATGNRSALFSSLGSLASTVKNKVGTNVDRERIVQTKFSPADIIMFSGSKDNQTSADAVENGQATGAMSYAFVKVLGLQSEQSYLSLLQNMRQEMASKYSQKPQLSSSHPIDVNLKFIL; this is encoded by the coding sequence ATGTTTCCCGGAAAAGGTAGCTACACGTACAACAACGGCCAATCTGACTTCAGGCCTGAAAATAGTGGGTATGAAAGGCCACAGGGCGCTCCACCCGGGAATTTCGGAAATTTAGATCATCCACGATACTCGAGGCCATCATACCCACCGCCTTCTCCTGAAGACGGATATGAGCGTCCAAATGTGGCACCCCCATCTTTTTCGTCGCAACAGGGTGAATATACTCGACCAAGTGCTCCACCTCCACAAATGGCAAATTCGAGAAATAATGGATTCGTGGATGGCCCTGATAAATATCAACAACCATCTGCCAATATGTCGCTACCACCTCAAAGCACACAGAGTATCCAAGGAGCTCCGGTGACTTATCAGTACTCTCAGTGTAATGGTAGACGTAAAGCGTTGTTAATTGGTATAAATTACTTCAATTCCCAGAATCAATTGCGTGGTTGTATCAATGATGCTCATAAtatgttcaatttcttgaCGACCAGATATGGTTATCGTCGAGAGGATATTGTGATGCTTACTGACGATCAACAAGATCCCATTCGCATTCCAACGAGAGATAATATAATCAGGGCTATGCAGTGGCTAGTTAAAAATGCACAGCCTAATGACTCGTTATTTTTCCATTATTCGGGACATGGTGGCCAAACAAAGGATCTGGAtggtgatgaagaagatggtATGGATGACGTTATCTATCCAGTCGATTTTGAGAGAGCGGGAGATCTTGTTGACGATATTATGCATGATATAATGGTCAAACCTTTGCAACCGGGCGTCAGGCTTACGGCATTATTTGATTCTTGCCATTCGGGTACCGTATTAGACTTGCCATACACGTATTCTACTAAAGGGGTTGTAAAAGAACCAAATGTGTGGAAAGATTTAGGCTCGGGTGGATTACAAGCTGCGATGGCTTATGCCACCGGTAACCGATCCGCACTTTTCAGCTCTCTTGGATCCCTTGCAAGCACAGTGAAAAACAAGGTTGGTACAAACGTTGATCGTGAACGTATCGTGCAGACAAAATTCTCGCCAGCTGATATAATAATGTTTTCAGGGTCTAAAGATAATCAAACCTCAGCAGATGCTGTTGAAAACGGTCAAGCAACTGGTGCGATGTCATATGCGTTCGTTAAAGTGTTAGGCCTACAATCTGAACAATCATACTTATCTTTATTACAAAATATGAGACAAGAAATGGcttcaaaatattcacAGAAACCACAGTTGTCCTCTTCACATCCAATAGatgtaaatttgaaatttatcTTGTAG
- the BEM3 gene encoding GTPase-activating protein BEM3 (similar to Saccharomyces cerevisiae BEM3 (YPL115C); ancestral locus Anc_8.605), whose product MENASQKTLELLAQYDNHTSERDKAIEHIERRVVNEDMPTYDDLFKENVKLKLQLKEQETEIEALKSLVQGMRSSKLNANVVTVGDRSGESAQYVTAKKELLLPPRSADREKNSKNLSIPIPGVDSSNAVGRVILSSTESSSGHTLTPQESLEKSVERNIKSPMKVKGNMHASKSDVSPAASVTYKTSRITIASPNSPGRSVASSRVRSPQSANRVTAVINNHVHSPLRSNNESEIFSTDKDSNDTVDLSPLGDEINLKSPLAHINALKLEDKAVEFSPSSKQNLNSFADFLEDTFKKSESDLTENLKGQQASYISSPTPTPVPPSLPFPSITREREIPTSMKLGSPVILNRKEQDHVTNSSTRKSSLNTSLSKVQLANAVATSPKQTLPSESPQNRSTETAALFTGSLPPSNSNAAWPHAGSFNSTRSPNEKSTIPLFVQPEDFGTIKMRVLSTLYHETESNFDEPQVLFSVIDRKSQKEMFKFSKTIRKIYELDVYLKPRLSSLSLPALPDKQLLESLAPSKVDERREVLAQYFFSIFSIPNYPPNAALRIAQFMSTDTVMNPVLLGDTVKEGSLLMRRPKTLGSAGNWRARYGILGGDVLTLFDKGQVSERIRLKQSTIELLPNLPEDKHGTKNGFVINEHRKSGLSNTTKYFLCAETSKEREIWVSAISEFIFSASIPPTSTITSTNAEGNAVRTKIDNGSVDQIYVTDLTVDSGSQSNEDNASSVSHEVDNMEEYEDSKESKEIKRLKMRSFFPFKKITSNALNMMYDDADTIASQDSDPKFSDNSIAKSLENMNLSPEKHQSKVFGSPLEDCLKLSSHTYLGKYEIPSVVYRCLEFLYKNRGIQEEGLFRLSGSSALIKSLQEQFDTRYDVDLFNYNKHIPETNVSSSGTFIDVNTVSGLLKLYLRRLPHSIFGDEEYASFKYITDQYNNDTSQIAYKFRDLIRSGGIPEANVSLMYCLFELLLRIQENQRYNKMSAKNLCIVFSPTLNVPVTILRPLIIDFACIFQDGSPVEQEINQDVDVHIPQI is encoded by the coding sequence ATGGAAAATGCCTCTCAAAAGACATTAGAGCTACTGGCTCAATATGATAATCACACATCGGAGAGGGATAAGGCCATTGAGCATATTGAGCGTAGAGTTGTCAATGAGGATATGCCAACGTATGatgatcttttcaaagagaatgtTAAACTGAAACTCCAATTGAAAGAGCAAGAAACGGAGATTGAAGCTCTGAAGAGTTTAGTTCAGGGGATGAGGTCTTCAAAACTGAACGCGAATGTTGTAACCGTTGGGGATCGATCTGGAGAATCAGCACAATATGTAACTGCTAAGAAAGAGCTTTTGTTACCACCAAGATCTGCCGACCGAGAgaaaaattcgaagaaCCTGTCAATTCCCATACCAGGAGTGGATAGTAGCAACGCCGTTGGAAGAGTCATACTTTCCTCCACAGAAAGCAGCAGTGGGCATACACTAACACCCCAAGAGAGTCTAGAGAAGTCCGtggaaagaaatataaAATCTCCCATGAAGGTAAAGGGTAATATGCATGCTTCTAAAAGTGATGTTAGTCCAGCAGCTTCTGTTACATATAAAACATCAAGAATCACCATCGCATCCCCTAACAGCCCCGGCCGTTCAGTGGCTTCGAGCAGAGTGAGGTCACCGCAAAGTGCTAATAGAGTTACGGCTGTCATTAACAACCATGTTCATTCCCCATTAAGGTCGAATAATGAGagtgaaattttttcaacagataAAGACAGTAATGACACGGTGGATTTGTCGCCTTTGGGAGATGAAATAAACTTGAAGAGTCCACTCGCCCATATCAATGCTTTGAAATTGGAGGATAAAGCAGTCGAGTTCTCACCTTCctcaaaacaaaatttaAATAGCTTTGCTGACTTTCTGGAAGATACATTTAAAAAAAGTGAATCGGACTTAACCGAAAACTTAAAGGGCCAACAAGCTTCATATATATCATCCCCAACACCTACCCCAGTGCCTCCTTCCCTCCCTTTCCCCTCAATCACTCGAGAACGAGAAATACCAACATCTATGAAGCTTGGGTCACCTGTCATATTGAACAGGAAGGAGCAGGATCATGTCACAAACTCTAGCACTAGAAAGTCTTCTTTGAATACATCTCTCAGTAAAGTGCAGTTGGCGAATGCTGTTGCTACTTCTCCCAAACAAACCCTACCTTCAGAAAGTCCACAAAATAGGTCTACCGAAACGGCTGCGCTTTTTACAGGATCTCTTCCTCCCTCAAACTCTAATGCTGCATGGCCACATGCTGGAAGCTTTAACTCCACAAGGTCACcgaatgaaaaatctaccATACCGTTGTTTGTCCAACCAGAGGACTTTGGTACCATCAAAATGAGGGTATTGAGTACTCTCTACCATGAAACTGAGTCAAATTTTGACGAGCCCCAGGTCTTGTTTAGCGTCATCGATCGAAAATCTCAAAAGGAAATGTTCaaattctcaaaaactATTCGAAAGATTTACGAGTTGGACGTCTACTTGAAGCCAAGATTATCATCTTTATCGTTACCAGCACTACCCGATAAACAGTTACTGGAGTCATTAGCACCATCTAAAGTTGATGAAAGAAGGGAAGTGTTAGCGCAGTATTTCTTCAGCATATTCAGCATTCCTAATTATCCTCCGAACGCTGCCTTGAGGATTGCGCAATTCATGAGCACTGATACAGTAATGAATCCTGTTTTGTTAGGAGATACAGTAAAGGAAGGATCACTACTTATGAGAAGACCGAAAACTCTTGGGAGTGCTGGTAATTGGCGTGCCCGATACGGTATATTGGGAGGAGATGTTCTTACACTCTTCGATAAGGGGCAAGTGTCTGAGAGAATAAGACTAAAGCAGTCGACCATTGAGTTGTTACCAAACTTACCAGAAGATAAACACGGCACAAAAAACGGGTTTGTGATCAACGAACATAGAAAGAGCGGTCTTTCGAATACAAcgaaatattttttgtgtGCCGAAACATCTAAAGAACGGGAAATTTGGGTGTCAGCAATTAGCgaattcattttcagtgCATCAATTCCACCTACATCAACTATTACAAGTACAAATGCAGAAGGTAATGCAGTACGGACCAAGATTGATAATGGTTCAGTTGATCAAATATATGTTACTGATTTAACTGTGGATTCTGGTAGTCAAAGTAATGAAGATAATGCTAGTTCGGTATCTCATGAGGTTGATAACATGGAAGAATATGAAGACAGTAAAGAAAGtaaagaaatcaaacgACTAAAAATGAGAAGTTTTTTCccattcaaaaaaatcacaagTAATGCTCTGAACATGATGTATGATGATGCGGACACAATCGCCTCTCAAGATTCTGATCCTAAATTTTCGGATAACTCAATAGCTAAATCACTGGAAAACATGAATCTGAGCCCCGAAAAGCATCAGAGCAAAGTGTTCGGTTCACCGTTGGAGGACTGTTTAAAACTTAGTTCACATACTTATCTGGGAAAATACGAAATACCCAGTGTGGTATACCGTTGTTTGGAGTTTCTTTACAAAAATCGGGGAATTCAAGAAGAGGGTCTTTTTAGATTAAGCGGCTCGAGTGCTCTAATCAAATCATTACAGGAGCAATTTGACACACGCTATGATGTGGATTTGTTCAATTATAATAAACATATTCCTGAAACGAACGTTTCATCAAGTGGTACCTTCATTGATGTAAATACAGTGAGCGGCCTTTTGAAACTGTATTTACGTAGATTACCGCATTCGATATTTGGGGACGAAGAATACGcgtctttcaaatatataaCAGATCAGTACAACAATGATACCTCACAAATTGCATATAAATTCCGTGATCTGATACGAAGTGGTGGCATTCCGGAGGCAAATGTTTCCCTCATGTATTGTCTGTTCGAATTACTGCTTAGAATACAAGAAAATCAGCGTTACAATAAAATGAGTGCGAAAAATCTGTGCATTGTGTTTTCTCCTACTTTGAATGTTCCGGTAACAATCCTACGGCCGCTTATTATAGATTTCgcttgcatttttcaagatgGTAGTCCTGTAGAGCAAGAGATAAACCAAGATGTGGATGTCCATATCCCCCAAATCTAA
- the LIP5 gene encoding lipoate synthase (similar to Saccharomyces cerevisiae LIP5 (YOR196C); ancestral locus Anc_8.606) — MLISRSACAKRLGSNGAKLISTTRANPSRPTEPKKRKITEFKDSLNKGPAFEDFLAGRAAQFSMDPLEKARQNAEEARRLPKWLKVPIPKGTSFHKVKKDVNELKLSTVCEEARCPNIGECWGGGDKSKATATIMLLGDTCTRGCRFCSVKTNRTPSKPDPMEPENTAEAIKRWGLGYVVLTTVDRDDLLDGGSHHLAETVRKIKEKAPKTLVETLSGDFRGDLNMVDVMARSGLDVYAHNIETVEDLTPHVRDRRATYKQSLRVLKRAKETVPTLITKTSMMLGLGETDEQVLQAMKDLREIKCDVITFGQYMRPTKRHMKVVDYVLPEKFEHWKKVAEDLGFLYCASGPLVRSSYKAGESFIENVLKKRVAAT, encoded by the coding sequence ATGCTGATTTCAAGAAGTGCGTGTGCCAAAAGACTGGGTTCCAATGGCGCTAAGCTGATTTCTACGACAAGGGCAAATCCGAGCAGACCTACAGAACCgaaaaagaggaaaataaCAGAATTCAAGGATAGTTTGAATAAGGGACCCgcctttgaagattttttggcaGGCCGTGCCGCTCAATTTAGCATGGATCCCCTGGAGAAAGCGAGACAAAATGCAGAGGAGGCAAGGAGACTGCCAAAATGGTTGAAGGTACCGATCCCGAAGGGTACTAGTTTTCACAAAGTCAAGAAGGATGTTAATGAATTGAAGCTAAGCACTGTGTGTGAAGAAGCTCGCTGTCCAAATATTGGTGAATGTTGGGGAGGTGGTGATAAATCTAAAGCTACAGCTACAATCATGCTGCTCGGTGATACTTGTACTCGTGGATGTAGATTCTGCTCAGTAAAGACGAATAGAACACCAAGTAAACCAGATCCGATGGAACCTGAAAATACTGCAGAAGCAATTAAACGTTGGGGTTTAGGATATGTTGTTTTAACTACGGTTGATAGAGATGATCTGCTGGATGGTGGCTCGCATCATCTCGCTGAAACTGTGAGAAAGATAAAGGAGAAAGCTCCCAAGACATTGGTAGAAACCTTATCGGGTGATTTTAGAGGTGACTTGAATATGGTAGATGTCATGGCGCGCAGTGGATTGGATGTTTATGCACATAATATTGAAACAGTGGAAGACTTAACTCCTCATGTCAGAGATAGAAGGGCAACTTATAAGCAATCCTTACGCGTCTTGAAAAGAGCAAAAGAAACTGTACCAACGCTTATAAcaaaaacttcaatgaTGTTGGGATTAGGGGAAACAGACGAACAGGTTCTTCAAGCTATGAAAGATTTGCGTGAAATCAAGTGCGATGTGATAACCTTTGGACAGTACATGAGACCGACAAAGAGACACATGAAGGTGGTTGATTATGTGCTACCGGAAAAGTTTGAGCATTGGAAAAAGGTTGCAGAGGATTTGGGATTTCTTTATTGTGCATCAGGTCCGCTAGTGAGATCCTCTTATAAAGCCGGTGAATCTTTCATCGAAAACGTATTAAAAAAACGTGTAGCTGCAACCTGA
- the HOS3 gene encoding histone deacetylase (similar to Saccharomyces cerevisiae HOS3 (YPL116W); ancestral locus Anc_8.607) yields MPEKDPLESFYRQFQVFVQNNPNVISAARAASQIPESAKAVVVLSPYSLRHTFPRDWVSKSYRKTIVERPERLLAGSMGISAAVTMYPALFTLKSSHERKGSLLSAHVLKIHGKDWPPTLLHLCKEADRKLAKQAIEVPDSWNSGDNYLSSKTIEALEGSIGALETGVDSIFSGPSPEHISNRAFVAIRPPGHHCHVATPSGFCLLNNAHVSIEYAADRYGVTHAVILDFDLHHGDGTQDICWKRAGFRPEEEEKDSDGYDEFGKKFSEFPQVGYFSMHDINSFPTESGYATKDNIKNASTCIMNAHDVNIWNIHLSEWKTEEEFNKLYQSKYRTLFAKADDFFRSAKLQMEELGKPYKALVVISAGFDASEFEQTTMQRHGVNVPTNFYTMFTKDALKLAQMHSDGKVLSVLEGGYSDKAITSGTFAHLIGLQNQNWIKEWGSEQVVKEIVRGCKSNWKPYKSKKSKDVIRIWAEEVIKLGRAMIPEFEEYLFNASLTNMNSVEESKTTSLVTQRLTRAQAQQLEEQERKHQQKQEASQETKTERRTATTEKPSEQVPFAKQELLSEDENENEDEDYVYDEELNKTFNRTVEDITIDDISRHLETLEIIEAREPGTRGQSANVLTSTNSKQSRDKASAQYKVPTGTTTKHLRNSYRNSNILEQNEVNNQKHGYGSARDQPHDSAADQEHDETDISMVSHVSTRKHTTRSGSRW; encoded by the coding sequence atgccaGAGAAAGATCCATTAGAAAGTTTTTACAGACAATTCCAAGTATTTGTACAAAATAACCCAAATGTCATCTCTGCAGCCAGAGCAGCTTCACAAATTCCGGAATCCGCAAAAGCGGTTGTTGTTCTTTCTCCCTACTCGCTGAGACATACGTTTCCTCGAGATTGGGTCAGCAAGTCCTATCGAAAGACTATCGTTGAGCGACCAGAAAGGTTGCTTGCAGGCTCAATGGGTATATCGGCCGCCGTGACGATGTATCCTGCCTTGTTCACTCTGAAATCATCCCACGAAAGAAAGGGGTCTTTGTTGTCTGCTCAtgtattgaaaattcatGGTAAAGATTGGCCACCAACACTTTTGCATCTTTGTAAGGAAGCGGATCGTAAACTGGCAAAGCAAGCGATAGAAGTTCCTGATAGTTGGAATTCTGGCGATAATTATTTAAGctcaaaaacaattgaagcTCTGGAGGGATCAATTGGTGCGTTAGAAACAGGTGTTGATTCTATTTTTAGCGGCCCATCACCAGAACATATAAGTAACAGAGCTTTTGTTGCTATAAGGCCACCCGGGCATCATTGCCATGTTGCTACACCGTCTGGTTTCTGTCTTTTGAATAATGCCCACGTTTCGATTGAGTATGCCGCCGATAGATACGGAGTTACCCATGCTGTTATTTTGGACTTCGATTTACATCATGGTGATGGTACTCAGGACATTTGTTGGAAACGTGCCGGGTTCAGacctgaagaagaagaaaaagattctGATGGTTATGATGAATTTGGTaagaaattttcagaatttcCACAGGTTGGTTATTTCTCAATGCATGATATAAATTCCTTTCCAACAGAGTCTGGTTACGCAACCAAAGATAATATTAAAAATGCATCAACTTGTATAATGAATGCTCATGACGTCAACATTTGGAATATACATCTTTCGGAATGGAaaacagaagaagaatttaaTAAGCTGTATCAGTCAAAGTATCGAACTTTATTTGCTAAGGCTGAcgattttttcagatcAGCAAAACTACAAATGGAGGAGCTAGGCAAGCCCTATAAGGCACTTGTGGTTATAAGCGCAGGATTTGATGCCTCAGAATTTGAACAAACAACTATGCAAAGACATGGAGTTAACGTTCCTACAAACTTTTACACAATGTTTACAAAAGACGCTTTGAAACTAGCGCAAATGCATTCGGATGGTAAAGTACTCTCTGTGCTAGAAGGCGGATATTCTGATAAGGCGATAACCTCAGGAACATTTGCGCACTTGATAGGCTTGCAAAATCAGAATTGGATTAAAGAGTGGGGTTCGGAGCAGGTCGTAAAAGAAATCGTTAGAGGTTGTAAATCAAATTGGAAGCCATACAAGAGTAAAAAATCGAAAGATGTTATAAGAATATGGGCTGAAGAGGTCATCAAACTGGGGCGAGCAATGATACctgaatttgaagagtaTTTATTCAACGCCTCTTTAACAAACATGAACAGTGTAGAGGAATCCAAAACCACTTCACTGGTTACCCAGAGGTTGACAAGAGCTCAAGCACAACAACTGGAGGAGCAGGAACGAAAGCACCAGCAGAAGCAGGAGGCGTCGCAAGAAACTAAAACAGAAAGACGCACCGCAACTACTGAAAAACCTTCTGAACAAGTTCCATTTGCCAAGCAAGAGCTACTTAGCGAGGACGAGAACGAGAACGAGGATGAGGACTACGTTTACGACGAAGAGCTCAATAAAACTTTCAATCGAACCGTTGAAGACATCACCATCGATGATATTTCTCGACATCTTGAAACCCTCGAGATCATTGAAGCGAGGGAACCTGGTACTCGTGGCCAGTCGGCGAATGTGCTAACGTCAACCAATTCAAAGCAGTCTCGTGATAAAGCAAGTGCTCAATACAAGGTCCCGACGGGCACTACCACCAAACATTTAAGAAATTCTTACCGCAACTCTAATATACTAGAACAGAATGAAGTCAACAATCAAAAACATGGGTACGGCAGCGCTCGCGACCAACCGCACGATTCGGCGGCAGATCAAGAGCATGATGAAACAGACATATCAATGGTGTCCCATGTATCCACCAGAAAACATACTACGAGAAGCGGATCAAGGTGGTAA
- the SLK19 gene encoding Slk19p (similar to Saccharomyces cerevisiae SLK19 (YOR195W); ancestral locus Anc_8.604), whose product MRDYHRPSPLLTMDQIPTTPEGRSPPKKLPCSASSVVLHCPSTQLKVHPHGISAKKHAEETVSHEGSLFANSFDPNVSLDNIRRGRYGKTEQNAEVQSDDHSNALDQIDINKMFPHAGHCGNDEPKQESRLMLMNQSPIHIDMSSPVKQRDDDDAGVEDGENEPVSKKVKLELESVPNLTQGVANEQFNDINLSSPEAIEMIETKSSPIKDFSEINEEQEQQQGPGQHSPHQDVKGSEFQKSNERDPIETPPKNRSENILSLPQLIPVFNHNDTESSLNNRLQKSFYLVDNTDLKNSYEFQGLSKRNQELIEEIHSMNERVNDLTADNDLAFHEYKNIKMKLENSSSTYEAEIKKLNTAVNSISSDRDKYQERLNKLKQMLNESRDEIKMLNQNQSILQKKYETATKEADRWKKLSNEIEGNFLEMRSVAMERNDKSKEMEDKVNALTEKIASYETENTELEALNNEIKEKYNALEELLSKNDDELKRLKAQHNESLAAQKGASDEISNQLNDLVAAKHALELQLKVLQDDSKEKIALLNESVVEKKSLLESATKNFNNVQNSLQTLQNELTEKNQQLKSMQTKHESLDDESEIRKAEIVELNEKNEELKELNLTLENSVSQLEGKLKELRENLDRERGSPERETEYLKNMNIEAEHLAELEDLHANMSTLQECLKKNSDTISRLRIENESLKNNQQTGHIEHEKEPKEALISNLRKEVEDWKEKYSSKEQESNKSLKLLAEDLYIQYSSKHEQKVKLLKRGYETKYQSKLDKLNLKNEGLAEELQHLRNQLASERKEKQKLLSLIDENRRHKNLED is encoded by the coding sequence ATGAGGGATTATCACCGCCCATCACCTCTATTGACCATGGATCAGATCCCAACTACACCGGAAGGAAGAAGTCCTCCGAAAAAGCTACCTTGTAGTGCGAGTTCTGTCGTACTACATTGTCCTTCTACTCAGCTAAAAGTGCATCCACATGGAATATCCGCCAAGAAACATGCTGAAGAGACAGTATCACACGAAGGGTCCTTATTTGCAAATAGCTTCGATCCCAATGTGTCGCTCGATAATATTAGGAGAGGTAGATATGGGAAGACGGAGCAGAATGCTGAAGTTCAATCGGATGATCACTCTAATGCGTTGGATCAAATAGATATAAACAAAATGTTTCCCCATGCAGGCCATTGTGGAAACGATGAACCCAAGCAAGAGAGCAGATTGATGCTGATGAACCAATCACCAATACATATAGATATGAGCTCACCCGTTAAGCAGAGagacgatgatgatgcagGGGTCGAAGATGGTGAAAACGAGCctgtttcaaaaaaagtgaaaCTTGAGTTGGAAAGTGTCCCAAATCTTACGCAAGGTGTTGCTAATGAGCAGTTCAATGATATAAATCTAAGCTCTCCTGAGGCAATTGAAATGATTGAGACGAAAAGCAGTCCCataaaagatttttctgaGATCAATGAAGAACAAGAGCAACAGCAGGGACCAGGACAACACAGCCCGCATCAAGACGTCAAAGGATCAGAGTTTCAGAAGTCCAATGAGCGTGACCCAATAGAAACACCACCAAAAAATAGATCGGAGAATATACTGAGTCTTCCACAATTAATACCTGTATTCAACCATAATGATACGGAATCTTCATTAAACAATAGATTACAGAAATCATTTTACTTGGTAGATAATAccgatttgaaaaacagttACGAATTTCAGGGATTGAGTAAAAGGAATCAAGAGCTCATCGAAGAAATTCACAGTATGAACGAAAGAGTAAATGATCTCACTGCAGACAATGACTTGGCTTTTCATGAGTataaaaacatcaaaatgaagttggaaaattcttcatcaacGTATGAAGCAGAAATTAAAAAGCTAAATACTGCTGTCAATAGTATATCTTCGGACAGAGATAAATATCAAGAAAGGTTGAATAAACTAAAGCAAATGTTGAATGAATCGAGAGACGAGATTAAAATGCTAAATCAGAATCAATCAATattgcaaaagaagtaCGAGACAGCAACAAAGGAGGCAGATAGGTGGAAAAAGCTATCCAACGAAATTGAAGGGAATTTTCTGGAAATGAGAAGTGTAGCGATGGAGAGAAACGATAAATCAAAGGAAATGGAAGATAAGGTAAATGCCCTTACCGAGAAAATTGCCTCATACGAAACTGAAAACACTGAATTAGAAGCCCTTAATAATGAgataaaggaaaaatataatgCTTTAGAGGAACTTCTATCTAAGAATGATGAcgaattgaaaagattgaaaGCACAACACAATGAATCTCTTGCGGCTCAAAAAGGTGCCAGTGATGAGATTTCgaatcaattgaatgatttGGTAGCTGCAAAACATGCTCTGGAGCTGCAGCTTAAGGTTTTGCAAGACGATtcgaaagaaaagattgcCTTATTAAATGAAAGtgttgttgaaaaaaaatcgttGCTCGAGTCGGCCACAAAAAACTTTAACAATGTCCAAAACAGCCTCCAAACTCTACAAAATGAATTAACTGAAAAGAATCAGCAGCTAAAATCTATGCAAACAAAGCATGAATCTCtcgatgatgaaagtgaaattCGCAAGGCAGAGATAGTCGAATTAAATGAGAAAAACGAAGAACTAAAGGAGCTCAACCTGACACTTGAAAACTCAGTTTCTCAGTTGGAAGGAAAGCTGAAGGAACTGAGAGAGAATCTAGATAGGGAAAGAGGTTCTCCAGAAAGAGAGACAGAgtatttaaaaaatatgaatatTGAGGCAGAACATCTGGCCGAATTGGAAGATCTCCATGCCAATATGAGTACCTTACAGGAAtgcttgaagaaaaattcgGATACAATTTCTCGATTAAggattgaaaatgaatccTTAAAAAATAACCAGCAAACTGGACATATCGAGCACGAAAAAGAGCCCAAGGAAGCTTTAATATCTAATTTGCgtaaagaagttgaagattggaaagaaaaatatagCAGCAAGGAGCAGGAATCAAACAAGTCACTCAAGTTGCTTGCTGAAGACCTTTATATCCAATATTCCTCCAAACACGAGCAAAAAGTGAAGCTACTGAAGAGAGGATACGAGacaaaatatcaaagtAAACTGGACAAACTTAACTTAAAAAACGAAGGTTTGGCGGAAGAGTTACAGCATTTGAGAAATCAATTAGCGTCcgaaagaaaagaaaagcagAAACTATTATCTTTAATCGACGAAAATAGGCGGCAtaaaaatcttgaagactag